The Danio rerio strain Tuebingen ecotype United States chromosome 20, GRCz12tu, whole genome shotgun sequence genome contains the following window.
TGCGTTAATAAAATTGAGAAATTGCCAGTGAAGCTCTGCTTTTCATGCTCAAGCCTTGTTGGCGTGGAAACTGATCTACAAGCACAATTTTTCACCACAACGTTATGTTATTTGGAACAGTAGATGTATTTTGTATAAATGCAAGAGTATCATTTTGGAGAGGTGATTTGAAAAGGGTGTTGTTTTAGTTAACAACTAAACTTGTagacatatcgtcaccttagaattataaggttctatctgacatttttgtcaaaattgagttaccaaattcttattaaatgacaacttatttacattatgggttgttttttttatacaagttttttacattttaagactttttatttaaaaaacaaattttacacatatactgtttgctatggaatgcaaaaactttgaagctcaatatctcaaaatcattcagaacacagatagaaccatATAATTCTAAGGAGACGATATGACAAGTTTCTTGTACATTTTAACTCTCCTGTAACCTCCAAAGAATTTTCTCTTGTTTTCTCTGCAGTTAATTCTAATAttctttcctttttttagagGTGTAACTTCATTTATAAGCCCATAATCAGTCTAGTTGATGCAGTGTGTGGTAAAATTAGTTTCTCACAGcctaaaaataacaaatttattcgCTCTCttttttaaagcaagttgtatTTAAACCTAGCTCTATTACGTTTTGGAATAATTTTGTAAGAATTCCTAAATGGGAAAGTATTTAGTCATTGTCTCACAAATTTTTAGttacaaataagataaaagaaatacattttaaacgtATTCATAAATTGTACCCGGTTAAACATTTCCTCAGTAAATTTAAAAGGGATATTGATATAAGTTGCTCTTTTTGTTCTTTGCATTTGGAAACTGTACCCCACATCTTTTGGCACTGAGGTTATGTTAAAAAGCTTTGGTATGATGCGTCtgtttttataaaagaaaaaaaaggtactCTTTAATTTTAAtctgcattttaaaaacatattcttTGGATATTTTAATTATGATCATTTGATATGACAAAGTTTTTGttattaacctatttattttgttcattaagTTTCATATTCTTAAGTGTAAATTTTCCAACATGAAACcctgttttactgtgttttataaGGAACTGAAAAATTACTTTCGCACTATTCAGCATCGTGCTAATCTAAGGCCATTAAAACTGTCCAATTTTCAAaatttttgattaaatgtaaAGGTCCTGCTTATTTGTaagaattgttatttatttatactcttgcttttatgtttgtttaatttatttatgtttgtactgttgttattatttactttctATCACCCTGGCATTGTTTTGTTTACTATATTGTCATGTATCTGTTgtttaaagcataataaaaaagaagaaaggaaAACAGTGTGCTGGTATAACATAGGTTACTTACTATCAATGTCTTTCTCAACAAAAAAGAAATctgaaaatctgttgttttttctAGGATGGTCATTCCGAACCTGTGCTTGCGGAAGTGGCAATGATGCTCAGGTTGATGAATGACCCAACTTGTCCCAGCATCATCGGATTACACCACTGGGTTGAGAATAAGAAGGACTTCTATCTCATTCTGGAGTACGCAGAGTCATCCCAGATCTTGGCTCGTTACGTCAGACGTACATCGGGCATTGATGAAAACCAAGCTCGCGGTTAATGCGTCAGTTGATCCAAGCCGTCAAGTTCTGCGCTGAGCGTGGAGTTTTCCATGGTGATATCCACGCGGGGAACATCCTGGTGATTCAACCTCGATTAGAGCTCAAACTGATCGACTTTGGTTGTGCTCGACCAATTACCAGCGAACCTTTCAAAAGCCGTGATTATGGAGGCGAGTTGGCATTTTGTGTTGGTTTCTTTGGTCACAGTATTGTCTTATGAAATGACTGAATTCTGAAAATGTCTCTCTTACAGGAGCCATAGTTTACACACCACCTGAGATCTTGAGGGATCCCACATTCTTTCCTAACCCGGCATACGTCTGGACAATAGGCCTCATCCTGTATGAAATATTGCACAGACGATTGGCCTTTACCAACACACGTTCGATAATCATTGGAAAACTTAAGACAGACCTCACCTTATCTTCAGGTAAGCAGACACCTCAAAACGATCTCAGCCTCGGTGACGGAATGAAATATGTCAGTCACGAGTAAAACAGGATGAAATATAATGCTTACAGGCACTGTAGATATTACAGTTATTTAATTGTGgatgttttgtaacatttgatgTTGTAAGATTTAAACACGTTCATGAATCTTGAGACATATTTCACACTCTCTGTGACACTTTTCAGCATGCCTGGAGCTGATTTCCCAGTGTTTGGTCCGCCATCCAGAGAAGCGGCTACAGTTACATCAGGTTGAAGAGCACCAGTGGTTCAATCCAACGAGCCCAAATCCTGCGCAGCAGCTAGACAAGAGGAGGTAGAGGAACACACCGAGCACAAAGCTACATCTTCATTCTTTCTTTGCTTCATGCTATTcctgttgttttctcttctgctCTTTTTAGAGTCTCGAGTCTTATTTGACAGCCCTCCATGTTACTGCTTAAATCACTTTGTGTTGTTTCTgattgtttttcttcattttagaaaacacTAGAGAAGCGAGGAGGAGAAAAGCAGCATTTACAGACATTTTACAAGACCgttaaagttattaattactcCCTCATGTCTTTCCAAACCCCTAAGACCTTCCTTTTCTTCAGTGTCAGTCGTGGACTGTTGatgagagctctgtcctgcactgtatgtgtgtccactgctgacgtttacctcagatgtgcccacgctttgtttaaatgagaggaagtcgcgcaggcctctgggttaTACGTCAGCAGCGTTACATGCATACAGTGAACTTGCGGcttgagggtcagagagctctcagatttcatctaaaatgttttcatttgtgttcTCAATATAAACTAAACATGAATATGAACTAAGGACATGAGGTGAGCaattaatgacaataatggtATTTAAACACCActgctctgcacaagacgtttggccataggagaaatggtcgtgcccaactgagcctggtttctctcgaggttttcttccttcacttttgtcaattggtgaagttttgttcctcgccgctgtcacctctggcttgcttggttgggacttgtggagctgcgcatcgatagatttgctcttcagtgtttggactttcagcattgacaattaaaccacactgaactgaactgaactcctACTCTAAACTGGACTGACCCAGTTTCAGTtcacttctatgttaagctgcttttacACAATGCACATTATAAAAGagctatagaaatgaagatgaattgaaatGATCTGGATTTCTCCTCTAAAGTTTCATCAAAGATCTGCTCAACTTTTTCTGCTTTATAATTAAATCTGGTGTTCTGTCATAAGAGAGTCTGATTGTTTTATAATCAAGTGTTCATAATTGTTTTGTAATGTATTGTTCTTTGAATTGTTTTGTAATGAAttgcttttatatattatttgtaattcaAATAAAATCCTGTGAATCAAATTGAAGCTCTGATCATCATTTCTGTAAGTTTCCTAAACGACTCCTTACtcagttaaagagatagttctccCTAAACTATTTACTCAAGTAATTCCAAATCTAtgagtttctttgttttgttgaacactaaaggagattctttgaagaaatctgaaaatctgtaaccatgtccatagtaggaaaaaaatacaatggaaatcaatagttacaggtttacagcattttttttttaaataccttcttttgtgtataacagaagaaactcatagtaagggctgagtaaaagatgacagaatattcattatCGGGTAAAAGAATCTTTTCAACAAAGCAGTAGTGCCATATACTAtgatttaaaactaaattgtGGAGTCTGTTTAGCCATATGGAACCACAGAGAAGGTTTTACTGTTAGacaatatgttgttttattttacaatatcatATACTAATACAACAAATAGTGTACTGGGCTAATCTTTTAATAGGCTGATCAGATAGGTCAGATATGTAGCctatgtcagttttttttctgttataagTGGAAAAATAGATTCTACCTCAGATTCTGTTAATTCAGCTCTTTTTGTATGCACCTTTTGCTCTGCAAACCTACCCAAGttaaaagtgaaacaacgaaTAAGCCTTGTTTTTCAataaatttgtttgtgttgattttAAAATTTGACATTACAAAGCCGTAAATTTAGGTAACTTCTTGGTTTGACAATCTGGCCCAACTGAATTtgtaattgaatagccctgttctACAGCCTCAGCCAAAAGGCCAGAACATACTGTAAATTCAACAAATAGTGTCTGACCCACTTGCTGTTACTGCCATCCCATTTTCCACATCTTTTTACgttcacatttaaataaaaaaataaaaataaaaatagtttaaactaaataaaatgcacccctaaagaaaatgtttgtaaactttgtaaaggCACAATATAAAGGATTCATAGGATGTATTTGAGCAAAAACttcttacacacagacacacacacacacacacacacacacacacacacacacacacacacacacactcgtgtaAAATATCTCTAAGTTATGAAGTATGcgatccatctcagatgcagaaaaactagccatgcttttatgacttctaggctggattactgaaatgctctgtttgctggctgcccagcatcctctattaacaaacttcagccaGTACAAACTGCAGCTGGcggagttcttaccaggtctagaaaacatgatcatatcaccccaattttatcctccttacactggctgcctgttaagttttgtattgaatttaaaatattgcttcttacctataaagctctaaataatcgagctcctgtttatctaaccaaccttctgtatagctacaatccaactcgctctttaagatctcaaaactcagggattctggtagtacctagaatagaaaagtcgagtaaaggaggtcaagccttctcatttatggctcctaaactctgcaaTAGCCCTCACGaaaatgtccgaggctcagacacactctcccaattccaaactagattaaagacctatctatttagtaaagcatacactcagttcATCACTTAGCAGTATGATACATgtatgtgctccacacaggtttctgcatctcatttatatacactatgaacaacagctacgctaattattctctttattctctatttccacctgaggATACTCATCCAGAGGCCCTCAGACTacgcagcgccactgattcgatccaagaccagcgatgagatgatcccaaggtttccatattgtggaccaggccgtatcctgagccgCTGCTGTGGTGGTGatggaggagtggagaacatgagtgtgattcctgtgacgctccagggacggACGAGTCTTCGCTAAGGTtctttggccataggagaaatggttgtgcccaagtgaccctggtttctcttgaggttttttaattcttcacttttaccaattggtgaagttttttccctgccgctgtcgccactggcttgcatggttcgggatctgtagagctgcgcatcgatggatttgttcttcagtgtttgaactctcagtagtgattattaaaaccacactgaactgagctaaactgaactgaacttaaactctgataACTGAACTACACAGTTTCAATTTCCTATGATCTTCTACgggaagctgctttgacacaatctacataataaaagcgctttacaaataaaggtgaattgaattgaaacattACATCTAGTAAAAAGAAAAAGCTTCTCCCAAACACACAAATATTCAACAAAAAAGCACAACAGGTACtcttttattgtttgttcaaaTTTATGTGGCTAACAAGTCAATAATTACAAAGATTTCAACCTGTgattcgtttttttttcttcttcttttaaagTAAAAGCAGTAGTGTTCTGAGGATAAACGTCCATCTGATGAAGCAGACAAGTGAAATACGGGGAAATAAAGAAGGGAGGAGGAAAAAAATTAGAACATTCACACAAAATCATTTCCTTGTACTAAAAACGTGTGCAAGTGTCTTACAGTGTTTCAGAAGGGCGGGGGGGAAAACATAACACATCACCGTCGGCCTCGTCCACACCACTGAAATGCTTTAGCGCAGTTTATTACTGAAACGAAAGTTGGCACTGAAGGCACACTTGAGTGATAATGGATATGCCAGCCACGCCTGCACGATGTtaacacacagacaaaaacacatagCAGCTTTCTGATACGAGTGACGGATCGCGCGTGTCAACATCGGGAACCAGAGCACGGCTATGATGAGATAACCATATCAcatatacatttctttttttttttttctcgcttttattttaaatagagcACACGAAGCAGCAGTAGCAGCTTAAGAGGAACTACTGAAATCCTATGAATAGTTGTAGCCGTGTGCCGTTCTCTtctgttttcattattattattaataatattaaaacacttATCTATACGTAAAGTTTCATTTTCGTCGCTTTTGTTCGCCTCTGAAGCTGAATTAGATATCTTTGTGGGAAACATCTACGTTAAAACATGAATATTTATAAAGGCTGGTTTAAATGCAcaactgaaagagagagagaggagttACATGACAATAAAAGTGCCCTCTGGTTTGGCTTTAAAGTCTCTGGCGGTGATCTATTGCTCGTATGAGATGAGACGATCCTGTGATGAACCTGTTACTGGTCCAACTGGTTTATACAAGAATGTCCCAGTCCTTTATCATCCTCTGATCATTTGTTTCTAATCCCAAAACGCTCCTCTCTTCGGCCGCTTTGATGAGTGATCCtgataatatacatttaaaaacagcagTCTCTTCCCCTCACTCAATTGAGCGATTTGAAGGGAAGCTAATAATCATCCAGAAGCAATTCCGACACAGCAGATGTGATGCATTTTCACTTACTAaagtaaataacaattaaaaaaaacaacttgcaGGAGCATGGCGTGAAAttaggtttaaaataaaataaaataaaagtccatCATGCTGCTAATCTGAGCCGGTTAGTGTAATACCGTGACATTTCCACCAGGGGGGGCTTTTACCTCTTATTTTGGTGGCTCTGatgatttgttttctctttttcggacacacacacacacctgacactCTCTGCTTGTGGCGATTGAGGCTTCTTTTTATC
Protein-coding sequences here:
- the LOC566974 gene encoding serine/threonine-protein kinase pim-3: MRQLIQAVKFCAERGVFHGDIHAGNILVIQPRLELKLIDFGCARPITSEPFKSRDYGGAIVYTPPEILRDPTFFPNPAYVWTIGLILYEILHRRLAFTNTRSIIIGKLKTDLTLSSACLELISQCLVRHPEKRLQLHQVEEHQWFNPTSPNPAQQLDKRRKH